In Manis pentadactyla isolate mManPen7 chromosome 11, mManPen7.hap1, whole genome shotgun sequence, one DNA window encodes the following:
- the LOC118909888 gene encoding LOW QUALITY PROTEIN: olfactory receptor 11H7-like (The sequence of the model RefSeq protein was modified relative to this genomic sequence to represent the inferred CDS: inserted 3 bases in 2 codons) has product MAIICIVKWEHQLHTPMYVLLANSFLEIWYVNCTVPNMFVSFLSKIKSISFSGCFTQFYFFFPLGTTECFFFCVMACDQYLASCHPLHYPSITTAQSCDILVXLCWLIGFLGYSVPIFFIFQLPFCSPNITDHFLCDVDPLMALSCAPTPIIEHRCHSVSSLIIILTILYILGSYNLVLRAVLQVPSSAGQQKAFSTCGSHFVVGCLFYGTXMVMYVSPTSGDSVAVQKAVTLMYSVVTPVLFPLSTAYATEM; this is encoded by the exons ATGGCCATCATCTGTATAGTAAAGTGGGAGCACCAGCTCCATACTCCTATGTACGTGCTCCTGGCCAACTCTTTCTTAGAGATCTGGTATGTGAACTGCACAGTCCCCAACATGTTTGTCAGTTTTCTTTCCAAAATCAAGTCCATATCCTTCTCCGGTTGCTTTACTCAATTCTACTTCTTCTTTCCCCTGGGCACAACTGAATGTTTCTTCTTCTGTGTCATGGCGTGTGATCAGTACTTGGCCAGCTGCCATCCACTGCACTATCCCTCCATCACAACTGCACAGAGTTGTGATATTTTGGT TCTCTGTTGGCTCATTGGTTTCCTTGGATATTCAGttcctattttcttcatttttcaactACCTTTTTGTAGTCCCAACATCACTGATCACTTTCTGTGTGATGTGGACCCACTGATGGCATTATCCTGTGCTCCTACACCTATCATAGAGCACAGATGCCATTCTGTGAGCTCTCTTATCATAATACTCACCATTTTGTACATCCTGGGGTCCTATAACTTGGTGCTCAGGGCAGTGCTTCAAGTTCCTTCTTCAGCTGGGCAGCAAAAGGCCTTCTCTACCTGTGGATCCCACTTTGTTGTGGGGTGTCTGTTCTATGGAA ATATGGTGATGTATGTGAGTCCCACATCTGGTGACTCTGTTGCTGTGCAAAAGGCTGTCACACTGATGTATTCTGTAGTGACACCAGTCTTATTCCCTTTATCTACAGCATATGCAACAGAGATGTGA